TACCAGCCCGCCAGCAGGGCGATGAAGCCGGCCGGGCTCAGCAGCCGCCAGCCATCGAGCAGCCAGCGCGATCCGAACAGCCATCCGCGCCACCAGGCCCAGGCGGAGGCCAGCGCCAGCACCAGCATCGCCATGCCGAGGCCGACCATGATCCGGAAGCCCCAGAACACCGGCGCGACCGGCGGCCGCTCGCTGGCCGGTACCGCGGTCAGCGGCTCGATCTCGCCGTCCCAGCTGTGGGTGAGGATCAGGCTGCCCAGGCGCGGGATGGCCAGCTCGTAGCGGTTGGTCTCGTTCGCCTCGTCCGGGAGCGCGAACAGGACCAGGGGCACGCCGGCGCCGGGTTCGCCGGCCTCCCAGTGCCCCTCCATCGCCGCCAGCTTGGTCGGCTGGTGCTCGCCGACGTTGAGCCCGTGCAGGTCGCCGACCAGCACCTGGAGCGGCAGCGCGATCGCCGCGAAGGCCACCGCGAGCTTCAGCATCCGGCGGCCCTCCTCCTCGTGCACGCCGCGCCGCAGGTACCACGCGCTGACGCCGCCGATCACGAAGCAGGTGGTGATGAACGCGGCCAGCACCATGTGCGCCAGCCGGTAGGGGAACGACGGGTTGAAGATCACCGCGAACCAGTCCACCGGGACGAACACGCCGTCGACCAGCTCGTGGCCCTGCGGCGTCTGCATCCAGCTGTTGGCGGCCAGGATCCAGAAGGTCGAGAGCAGCGTGCCCAGCGCGACCATGGAGGTCGAGAAGAAGTGCAGCTTCGGCGAGACCCGGTTCCAGCCGAACAGCATGACGCCGAGGAAGCTGGCCTCGAGGAAGAACGCGGTCAGCACCTCGTAGGACAGCAGCGGGCCCAGGATCGGGCCGGCACGTTCGCTGAGCACCGCCCAGTTGGTGCCGAACTGGAAGCTCATGACGATGCCGCTGACCACGCCCATGCCGAAGCTGATGGCGAAGATCCGCAGCCAGAAGAAGTACAGGTCGCGCCACATCGCGTCGCGCGTGTGCAGCCAGCGCCACTCGAGGAAGGCGAGCCAGTGCGCGAGACCGATGGTGAAGGCCGGAAACAGGATGTGGAAGGTGATGACGAAGCCGAACTGGATCCTCGACAGCAACAGGACGTCCACGCGTTTCTCCGCGACCTTCGGGGGCAGGGCGGGCCCCATTCTGCGCCGGCGCGCGCGCGCTGCGGTTCATGCGGCGTGAACGCTTCCGCGCGTCTCGGCCATGACCACCGGCCCAGAGCCGCCGCGACCGCGGCTGATACGCTGGCGCGTCCATGTCCGGGGGTCCCTGCACCATGCGCCAACGTTCCGCCGCTTCGCTCGTCCTGCTTCCGCTGATGCTCGCGGTGCCCGCGCTCCCCGCCACCGCCCAGCCGGCCCAGGTGCTCGACCTGCACCAGGTGATGGCCGACCCGGACTGGATCGGTCCGCCGGTGGAGCGGATGTGGTGGTCCTGGGACGGCGGCACCGCCTACTACATGGCCAAGCGCAGCGGCAGCAACGTCCGCGACACCTATGCGCAGCCGGTCACCGGCGGCAGCGCGCGCCTGGTCGAGGGCGCCGCGCGCGCCGACCTCGACGCGGCCAACCCGGTGTTCGATGCCACCCGCTCGCGCATGGCCTTCCTGCGCAGCGGCGACGTCTTCGTGCGTGACCTGCGCGGTGGCACGCTCACCCAGCTCACCCGCACCGAGGCCGGCGAATCCCAGCTGCAGTGGGGCCGCGACGGATCGCTGAGCTGGCGCAGCGGCAACGACTGGTTCCGCTGGACCGCCAGCACCGGCGCCGGCCAGGCCGCGAGCCTGAAGGCCGAGGACGCGCCGGGCACCGCGCCGAAGCCGGATGCGCTGCGCGAGCGCCAACTGCGCTACATCGAGACCCTGCGCGTCGAGCGCGAGCGCCGCGAGGAGCTGCGCACCCAGGGCGAGGCCTGGCGCAGCGAGGATCCGACGCGCGCGCCGGCGCCCGCCTACCTGGGCAAGGACGTCGAGATCCAGGGCAGCGCGATGTCGCCCGACGGCCGCTGGCTGCTGGCCGTCACCCAGGCCAAGGGCGCCGAGGCCGGCCAGGCCGGCAAGATGCCGAAGTACGTCACCGAATCCGGCTACGAGGAGTTCGAGGACGTGCGCACCCGCGTCGGCCGGAACGATCCGGCGCCGCAGGCGCTCTGGCTCGTCTCGATCGCCGACGGCCAGGTGCGCGAGCTGAAGACCGACGCCCTTCCCGGCATCACCGCCGACCCGCTGGCCGCGCTGCGCAAGGCCGCGGGCAAGGACGCCCTGAAGGGCAACCGCGCGGTGCGCATCGAAGGCTGGGGCGGCGACGTCTCGGGCGGCGCGCGCTGGAGCGACGACGGCCGCGCGCTGGCGCTCATGCTGCACTCGGTCGACAACAAGGACCGCTGGCTGGCCACCGTCGACCTGTCGCGGGCCGCGCTGCAGCCGGTGCACCGCCTCACCGACGAGGCCTGGATCAACTGGGGCTTCAACGAATTCGGCTGGATGCCCGATGGCCGCACGCTGTGGTTCCTGTCGGAAGAGTCCGGCTGGTCGCAGCTGTACCTGTCCAGCGGCGGCCGCGCGCGCGCGCTGACGTCGGGCCGCTGGGAAGCCTCGCAGCCGGTGCCCACCGCGGACGGGCAAGGCTTCCTGTTCCTGTGCAACCGCGCACGCCCCGGCGACTACGAGGTCTGCCACGTCGGTGCCGATGGCGGCGCGGTGCGTGAGCTGACCGCGCTGGACGGCGTCGAGGATTTCGTGGCCTCACCCGACGGCCACCAGCTGCTGGTGCGGCATTCGTCGAGCTACGTGCCTCCGCAGCTGTCGGTGGTGCCCGCCAATGGCGGCGCCGCGCGCCAGCTCACCGACACCCGCAGCACGGCGTTCAAGGCCTACGACTGGCTGCAGCCGGAAACCGTGCAGGTGCCGTCGAAGCACGGCGCGGGCACGGTCTGGGGCAAGTACTACGGTCCGAAGACCATGGAGCCGGGCCGCAAGTATCCGGTCGTGCTGTTCGTGCACGGTGCCGGCTACCTGCAGAACGTCAGCGATCGCTACCCCAACTACTTCCGCGAGCAGATGTTCCACAACATGCTCGTGCAGCAGGGCTACATCGTCCTGGACCTGGATTTCCGCGCCTCCGAAGGCTACGGCCGCGACTGGCGCACCGCGATCTACCGGCAGATGGGCCATCCGGAGCTCGAGGACTACCTCGATGGCATCGACTGGATCGTGGCGAACCGCCAGGGCGATCGCGACCGCGTCGGCATCTACGGCGGCAGCTACGGCGGCTTCCTGACCTTCATGGGCCTGTTCCGCGAACCCGGGACCTTCAAGGCCGGCGCCGCGCTGCGCCCGGTGACCGACTGGTCGCAGTACAACCACGGCTACACCGCCAACATCCTCAACACGCCCGAGCTCGATCCCGAGGCCTACGCGAAGTCCTCGCCGATGGAGTACGCCGAGGGCCTGCAGGACCACCTGCTGATCGCCCACGGCATGATCGACGACAACGTGTTCTACAAGGACTCGGTGATGCTGGCGCAGCGCCTGATCGAGCTGCGCAAGGACAAGTGGGAGCTGGCGAGCTATCCGCTGGAGCGCCACGGCTACGTGCACGCGGATTCCTGGTACGACCAGTACCGGCGCATCCACGAGCTCTTCGAGCGCACCCTGAAAGCGCCATAACCCCCTGCAGGAGCGGCTGCAGCCGCTCCTGCAGGGGTTCGCTGGGTCCGCCAGGGCGGAGGGCGGTTCCCGCCCGCCTTACAATGACGGCATGAACGATTTCGACACCGTCCGCGGCTACCTGACCGGCCTCCAGGACCGCATCTGCCAAGCCATGGAGGCCGCCGACGGCGCGGCGCGCTTCCACGAGGATGCGTGGACGCGCCCCGACGAACGCGCCGACGGCGGACTCTCCGGCGGCGGGCGCACCCGGATCCTGCGCGACGGCGCGGTCTTCGAGCAGGCCGGCATCGGCTTCTCCGACGTCTCCGGCACGCGCCTGCCGCCCTCGGCCACCGCCAGCCGGCCGGAACTTGCCGGCGCCTCGTGGCGCGCGGTGGGCGTGTCGCTGGTGTTCCACCCGCGCAACCCCTACCTGCCGACCACCCACGCCAACGTCCGCCATTTCCGCGCCGAGCGCGACGGCGAGACCGTGGCCTCCTGGTTCGGCGGCGGCTTCGACCTCACGCCCTTCTATCCCTTCGACGCCGACGTGCTGCACTGGCACCGCACCGCCCGCGCGCTGTGCGAGCCCTTCGGCGGCGCATCGCGCTACGAGGCGCACAAGGCCTGGTGCGACGACTACTTCGTCCTCAAGCACCGCGGCGAGACCCGTGGCGTCGGCGGGCTGTTCTTCGACGACCTGGCCGACGACTTCGAACGCGACTTCGCCTACATGCGCGCGGTCGGCGATGGCTTCCTCGAGGCCTGGCTGCCGATCGTCCAGCGCCGCAAGGCGATGGCCTACGGCGAGCGCGAGCGCGAGTTCCAGCTCTACCGCCGCGGCCGCTACGTCGAGTTCAACCTGGTCTGGGACCGCGGCACGCATTTCGGCCTGCAGTCCGGCGGCCGCAGCGAATCGATCCTGATGAGCCTGCCGCCTCTCGCGCGCTGGGAATACGGCTTCCAGCCCGAACCGGGCAGCCCGGAATCACGCCTGGCCGACTACCTGCGGCCGCGCGACTGGCTGCGCGAGCTCGGCGCCTCCCGGTAGCGCCCGTCCCTCAGGACTTCGCATCCCTGGGCACCACGGTGATGGTGCCGTCGACCTCGAGCGTGACCAGCGCGGCGCCCGAGATGTCGGACAGGCCGTTGTCGCGCAGCGCCTCGTCGACGTCGAGCCTGCTCAGGTTCTGCGCACGCATCACCGGCGTGAACAGCTCGCCGTCGCGCGCCAGCAGCACCGGGCTGCCTTCGACCAGCTTGTCGAGGCGGTCGCTGCGCGCGGTCGCGAAGCCCACCAGCCAGTTGCAGCCGATCAGCGTCGCCGCCAGGATCAGCCCGCCGAGGAGCGAATAGTCCTCGCCGATCAGCGAGTTCTGCACCGCCGTGCCCAGCAGCACGATCACCATCAGGTCGAACGGGGTGAACTGGCCGACGGTGCGCTTGCCCGACAGGCGCAGCATCACCAGCAGGATGACGTACACGGCGACCGCGCGGAGGACGAACTCCCACCACGGCATTGCAAGGTCGAACAGTCCGGACATGGCGCACTCGGCTCGGGGGTCGGCGCCATCTGGCCAGCGTCGCCGTGAAGGGTTCGCCTTCGACGGGTGACCCGGTGACCCGGTGATCCCGTGGCTCAGGCCCCGGCGCGGCCGCTCCCCAGCGCCAGGGCCGCGCCGAGCAGCCCGGGATTGGGATGCGTCGCGACCTGGACCGACACCGGCTCCAGGTAGGTCGCGAAGCGGCCCTTGGCGAGGAAACGCTCGCGGAAGGCGCTCGCGCGCAGGAAGGGCAGGAAGCGCGGCACGATGCCCCCTGCGATCACCACCGCGCGGGCGCCGTGCACCATCGCGACGTCGCCGGCGACGCTGCCGAGGATCGCGCAGAAGCGCGCCAGGGCGCGGCGGGCCACGAGGTCGTGGCCGTCGAGCGCGGCGGCCACGACCTCCGCCGGGTCGCGCATGGCCCCGTCCGGAGAGGCACGCGGTGCGCGCAGCACGGCGTCGATGGCCGAAAGGCCGCTGCCGGACAGCAGGCGCTCCCAGGAGGCGCGCCCGTGGCGCGCGGTCGCCCAGTCGGCCAGCGCGCGCTCCTCGTCGCCCAGCGGCGCGAAGCTGACATGCCCGCCCTCGGTTTCGACCACCTCCCAGCCCTGCTCCGCGCTGCCCACCAGCAGGCCGACGCCGAAGCCCGTGCCCGGTCCGATCACGCTGACCGGGCCGCGCTCCAGCGCGTGGTCCTGGCCATGCAGGACGACGCGTTCGCCTTCGGCCAGCGCAGGCACCGCGCGCGCGATCGCGCCGAAGTCGTTGACCAGGCGCAGTTCGTCCAGGCCCAGCGCGTCGCGCAGCTCGTGGCGGTTGAACGACCAGGCGCGGTTGGTGAGGCGCATCTCGTCGCCGCCCACCGGGCAGGCGAGCGCGATCGCGGCGCGCCGCGGCCGCGCCGCGACGCCGGCGAGGTAGTGCTCGGCGGCGTGCTGCAGGCTGGCGAACCCGGCCGTCGGCAGCGAGCGGGGCTCCAGCAGGCCGGGCGTGGCCGCACCCGGATCACACAGCGCGAAGCGCGCGTTGGTGCCGCCGATGTCGGCGACCAGGGCGAGTTCCGCGCCGGCGGGTCGCTGCGGTGCCCCGGAAGGGCTGTCCTGGGTCAGGTTGGGGTCCATGCGCTGATCCTGCCGCATCCGCCGCCGGGGCGCCCGCAAGAAACCTGCGGGCAATAAAAAGCCCCGCAGGCAGGGGGGGCCGGCGGGGCTGGAGAACGGGGCTCGGGGAGAAGCCGTCGTTCCGGGGTCGATCATCTCCAGGGGAGGGAGTGATCTGCGACAGACCTTGCATCTGTCACGGGCTATATGACCATCGCGCACATGGATGGTTCGTGAAGATCAGCGTTAAGTTTTTGTTGGATTCAGCCGCCATTTACCACCCGCCAGCCGCGCCTGTCTGCAGCGGACGTGCGGCCCGCATCAGTCCGCCCCGTTCAGGCAGCGCAGGCCTCAGTGGGCCTGCTCCCAGTTGTCACCGAATCCGCTGTCGACCACCAGCGGCACCTTCAGATCGGCGGCCCCGGTCATCCGCGCGACCACCCCCGCCAGCAGGGTGTCGACGAAGTCGGCATCGCACTCGAACACCAGTTCGTCGTGCACCTGCAGGATCATCAGCGCGCGGTCGGCGCGGTCGGCCAGCCAGCCGTCAACCGACACCATGGCGCGCTTGATGATGTCGGCCGCCGTGCCCTGCATCGGCGCGTTGATCGCGGCGCGCTCGGCGCCCGCGCGCTGGGCCTGGGTGCCGCGGCTGATGTACTCCAGGTACAGGCGGCGGCCGAAGACGGTTTCGACATAGCCCTGTTCGCGCGCCTGGGCGCGGGTGCGCTCCATGAAGTCCCGCACGCCGGGATAGCGCGAGAAGTACAGGGCGATGTAGTCCT
The sequence above is a segment of the Luteimonas sp. MC1750 genome. Coding sequences within it:
- a CDS encoding cytochrome ubiquinol oxidase subunit I, with protein sequence MDVLLLSRIQFGFVITFHILFPAFTIGLAHWLAFLEWRWLHTRDAMWRDLYFFWLRIFAISFGMGVVSGIVMSFQFGTNWAVLSERAGPILGPLLSYEVLTAFFLEASFLGVMLFGWNRVSPKLHFFSTSMVALGTLLSTFWILAANSWMQTPQGHELVDGVFVPVDWFAVIFNPSFPYRLAHMVLAAFITTCFVIGGVSAWYLRRGVHEEEGRRMLKLAVAFAAIALPLQVLVGDLHGLNVGEHQPTKLAAMEGHWEAGEPGAGVPLVLFALPDEANETNRYELAIPRLGSLILTHSWDGEIEPLTAVPASERPPVAPVFWGFRIMVGLGMAMLVLALASAWAWWRGWLFGSRWLLDGWRLLSPAGFIALLAGWYVVEIGRQPWVVYGLLRTSDAVSPNITAAAVATSLATYAVAYAVIFGAGIRYLLGLVRKGPQPFEEPPRTEGGEKTPARPLSVGEREHASTAPTRTEDR
- a CDS encoding prolyl oligopeptidase family serine peptidase; protein product: MRQRSAASLVLLPLMLAVPALPATAQPAQVLDLHQVMADPDWIGPPVERMWWSWDGGTAYYMAKRSGSNVRDTYAQPVTGGSARLVEGAARADLDAANPVFDATRSRMAFLRSGDVFVRDLRGGTLTQLTRTEAGESQLQWGRDGSLSWRSGNDWFRWTASTGAGQAASLKAEDAPGTAPKPDALRERQLRYIETLRVERERREELRTQGEAWRSEDPTRAPAPAYLGKDVEIQGSAMSPDGRWLLAVTQAKGAEAGQAGKMPKYVTESGYEEFEDVRTRVGRNDPAPQALWLVSIADGQVRELKTDALPGITADPLAALRKAAGKDALKGNRAVRIEGWGGDVSGGARWSDDGRALALMLHSVDNKDRWLATVDLSRAALQPVHRLTDEAWINWGFNEFGWMPDGRTLWFLSEESGWSQLYLSSGGRARALTSGRWEASQPVPTADGQGFLFLCNRARPGDYEVCHVGADGGAVRELTALDGVEDFVASPDGHQLLVRHSSSYVPPQLSVVPANGGAARQLTDTRSTAFKAYDWLQPETVQVPSKHGAGTVWGKYYGPKTMEPGRKYPVVLFVHGAGYLQNVSDRYPNYFREQMFHNMLVQQGYIVLDLDFRASEGYGRDWRTAIYRQMGHPELEDYLDGIDWIVANRQGDRDRVGIYGGSYGGFLTFMGLFREPGTFKAGAALRPVTDWSQYNHGYTANILNTPELDPEAYAKSSPMEYAEGLQDHLLIAHGMIDDNVFYKDSVMLAQRLIELRKDKWELASYPLERHGYVHADSWYDQYRRIHELFERTLKAP
- the hemF gene encoding oxygen-dependent coproporphyrinogen oxidase — its product is MNDFDTVRGYLTGLQDRICQAMEAADGAARFHEDAWTRPDERADGGLSGGGRTRILRDGAVFEQAGIGFSDVSGTRLPPSATASRPELAGASWRAVGVSLVFHPRNPYLPTTHANVRHFRAERDGETVASWFGGGFDLTPFYPFDADVLHWHRTARALCEPFGGASRYEAHKAWCDDYFVLKHRGETRGVGGLFFDDLADDFERDFAYMRAVGDGFLEAWLPIVQRRKAMAYGEREREFQLYRRGRYVEFNLVWDRGTHFGLQSGGRSESILMSLPPLARWEYGFQPEPGSPESRLADYLRPRDWLRELGASR
- a CDS encoding YetF domain-containing protein encodes the protein MSGLFDLAMPWWEFVLRAVAVYVILLVMLRLSGKRTVGQFTPFDLMVIVLLGTAVQNSLIGEDYSLLGGLILAATLIGCNWLVGFATARSDRLDKLVEGSPVLLARDGELFTPVMRAQNLSRLDVDEALRDNGLSDISGAALVTLEVDGTITVVPRDAKS
- the glk gene encoding glucokinase, coding for MDPNLTQDSPSGAPQRPAGAELALVADIGGTNARFALCDPGAATPGLLEPRSLPTAGFASLQHAAEHYLAGVAARPRRAAIALACPVGGDEMRLTNRAWSFNRHELRDALGLDELRLVNDFGAIARAVPALAEGERVVLHGQDHALERGPVSVIGPGTGFGVGLLVGSAEQGWEVVETEGGHVSFAPLGDEERALADWATARHGRASWERLLSGSGLSAIDAVLRAPRASPDGAMRDPAEVVAAALDGHDLVARRALARFCAILGSVAGDVAMVHGARAVVIAGGIVPRFLPFLRASAFRERFLAKGRFATYLEPVSVQVATHPNPGLLGAALALGSGRAGA